Below is a window of Planctomycetes bacterium MalM25 DNA.
CCGCCGAACCGTCCGGCGCGAGCCTGTCCGATTTTCGCGCCGACGTGCTCAACGGACTTAGCGCCTCGCCGAAGCGCTTGCCCTGCAAACACTTCTACGACCGGCGGGGGTCCGAGCTGTTCGACCAGATCTGCGAACTGCCCGAGTACTACCCGACGCGGACCGAGTTGGCGATCATGCGCCGCCACGCGCCGGCCATCGCCGCGGCGATCGGCCCAGGCGTCGCGTTGGTCGAGTACGGCAGCGGCTCCAGCACGAAGACGCGGCTCCTGCTCGACGCGCTGATCGAACCGATTGCCTACGTGCCGGTCGATATCTCGGCCGAGCACCTGCACGCCACCGCGGAGCGTCTCGCGGTCGCTTACCCGGCGATCGACATCGCGCCGCTGGCGGCCGACTTCACCGAGCCGCTCCGGCTCCCGCCCCTGCCGCGTGAACCGTCGCACGCCGCGGTCTACTTCCCGGGATCGACGATCGGCAACTTCGAGCCCCCGGCGGCGCTTGCCCTGTTGCGCCAGATGGGGGAGCTGGTCGGCGAGGGGGGCGGGCTCGTCATCGGAGTCGACCTGCAGAAGGAACGCGACGTTCTCGAGGCGGCCTACAACGACGCCGCGGGCGTCACCGCCGCGTTCAACCAGAACCTGCTGGTGCGGATCAACCGGGAGCTCGACGGAGATCTCGACCCGGCCGCCTTCGACCACCGCGCGGTTTACGATGAGCGGCACGGACGGATCAGCCTCTCGCTCGTTTCGCGGGTCGATCAGACCGCCACGATCGAGGGCGAGCGTTTCGCGTTCGCCGCCGGCGAGGCGATCCACACGGAGCACTCGCACAAGTACACGGTCGATGGCTTCGCGGCGTTGGCCGCCGAGGCGGGCTTCGAGTTGCGTCGGTCCTGGACCGACGACCGCGACTGGTTCGCCGCGCTGCATCTGGTGGTGGCTGGCTGATGTGATCCGCAAGGATTTCTGGGCAAGATCGCTCGGCGGGGGGCGAAGCACGGGTGGATGCCCTAGACCGACCGAGTTTTTTGTTACGATGGCCGCGCATTGCCCGCCAAATACTCACTCCCCCATAGCACGCCATGAGCACTGCTCTGCAAGAAGACGACACGTTCACCGCCGAGCCGCGTGAGAAGAAGAAGGGGATGGGGTGCTTCTTCTGGGGGTGCCTGATCACTTTCCTGCTGATCGTCTTGCTCGTCGTGGGGCTGGGATTGGGCGCCTACTTCGGCTTGAAGGGGGTCATCAACCAGTACACGTCTGACACGCCGGCGGATCTCCCGGTTGTCGAGCTCCCCGAGGAGGAGATGGCCGCGCTCGCCGCTCGTTTCGAGTCCTATAAAGAGGCCATCGACGAGAACTCCTCGCTGGACCCGATCGAGCTGACCGCACGGGAATTGAACGCACTCATCGGCCAGAACAAGGATTTCAAAGGCCATGTCCACGTTACTATCGAAGAGGGCTTGGTGGGCGGTGAGGTCTCGATGCCGACCGACATGTTCCCCGGCGGGGGCGGACGGTTCTTCAACGCGACCGCCGAGTTCGATGTCGGCATGGTGGGCGACCGCCTCGTGGTGACGGTCGCCGACGCCACGGTGAACGACGCCCCGCTTCCCGGCCCGTTCCTCGAAGGCCTGAAGGGCGAGAACCTCGCCAAGGACGCCTACAACGATCCGGACACGGCCAAGGTGCTCAACAAGTTCGCGACCATCGAAGTGGTCGGCGACAAGCTGATCCTGACCCCCAAGGAACCGGAGGCCGCGCCCGACGCTCCGTCAGAGCCGGCGGAGGAAGCGGTTGAGGAACAGGCCCTTGAGCCGGCTGGCGCGGAGTGAAACAAAGGCTGACGCGTTGGGTGCGCTACGCTCCGTCCGGAGTGTAGGGCGAGAGTCTCGGCGCCCAGCAACGGACCGAGCGGCGGTAACTCGTGTATTGGTTGCCAAACATCTCGGCCAGATGGGCCTCTTCGAGGGGACGCACGCCGAGATGCCAAATGACAGCCCCAATCGCCACGTAGGCGAGCACACCCCACGAGCCGATCATCACGCCAACCGCGGCCCCTTGGCTGAGGCCCGCGATCGCCATGGGATTGCGGACGTAGGCGTAAGGGCCGTCGGTCACCAGCCGGCGTGGGCAGTCCAGGGGCAGCGGCGTCCCGTGGCCTTCCTTGGCCATCGTGTACCCGCTCCACAGCCCGAGGCAACTCGCGCCGATCAGTAGGGCGCCGCCCGATCGCCAACCGAGGTTGGATGCGAAATTTGCTAGCCCGGAGGAGGTCTCTAACGAGTGGATCGCCCACGGCAAGATCGCGAGGAAGACCGTCCAGAAGACCGCGGTTTGTGCCGCTGTCTTCGACAGGTTCCACCAGTCCGACATCGGTCGAGCTTGACGAAACCAACGAGGATCGCGGGGCTGAGTCATGCCGTATTAACCGCCGCCCACACGCTGCCGATCACCGCGAATCCCATTGCCACGACGGCGGCCACGGCTTCCCCTGTTGTGACGAGTTGCCCGACACAAAAGAGACCGGCGTAGACCGCAGACCCCGCAACGATCCAGGCGACGGGCACGGCTCTCTTGGAGCCGCGAGCGACCAAGTGTGAGAGGATCGCCGATCCGATCACGAGCAGGGGAATGTCGGCGAACGCGAACGAGAGGAGGACCGATTCGGTGATCGAGTCCGACCAGAACGCTTCGCGGACCTCGGGGCGAGCGAGAACAAGCCACCACCAAAGGCCACCGGCGACCGCTTGAGCCAGGCAGTACGTCGAGACCAGACGCTTGGTAGTCACACCACCCCGCGCTCGCTCAGCAGCTCGACCACTGCCGCGGCGCACTCGTCGAAGGAGGTCTCCGCCGGCTTCACGACCAGGTCGGGCTTCGCGGGGGCTTCGTACTCGATCGACACGCCGGTGAGGTTCTTGATCTCGCCCGTGTCGGCCTTGGCGTAGACGCCCTGCTCGTCGTGCTTGCGGCGCCACGCCTCGGGGGCGTCGACGTGGACGACGAGGAACTTGTCGGCGCCGACCACCTCGGCCGCCTTCTGCCGGACCTCCTCGTGCGGCGCCA
It encodes the following:
- the egtD gene encoding Histidine-specific methyltransferase EgtD encodes the protein MPSSTDCATSSRRAHRLANGQSPSDFSAAEPSGASLSDFRADVLNGLSASPKRLPCKHFYDRRGSELFDQICELPEYYPTRTELAIMRRHAPAIAAAIGPGVALVEYGSGSSTKTRLLLDALIEPIAYVPVDISAEHLHATAERLAVAYPAIDIAPLAADFTEPLRLPPLPREPSHAAVYFPGSTIGNFEPPAALALLRQMGELVGEGGGLVIGVDLQKERDVLEAAYNDAAGVTAAFNQNLLVRINRELDGDLDPAAFDHRAVYDERHGRISLSLVSRVDQTATIEGERFAFAAGEAIHTEHSHKYTVDGFAALAAEAGFELRRSWTDDRDWFAALHLVVAG